In Lachnospiraceae bacterium, one DNA window encodes the following:
- a CDS encoding DUF4118 domain-containing protein produces MEERILVCLSSSPSNGKIIRTAAQMAEAFNGTLTALFVETPLAGKMGKEDQERLKENIKLAKQSGAEIETVYGDDISFQIAEFARLSGITRIVIGRSAAKKKGIFAGTSLVEKLIDHAPEMEIYIIPDSQMGPEVIRKWNRLAQKNDFSLKAAVQSAGILFAATAAGWMFEKLKLTDANIITVYILGVLLISIVTEGWFYSFSATIASVLVFNFLFTAPRFTLRAYDRSYPFTFAVMFLAALITGSLASRLKQHAGQAARDAYRLKVLLDTNQLLQQAKGKSEILEGTAQQIVKLLKRETVIYDVKNGKLGQPLHTIPQGGEILVEDETCEEQAAVWALENNRHAGTGTDHFKQAKRQYLAIRVNSTVYGVVGIMIQKQPLDAFENSVLLSILGECALALENDKNVREKEEAAILAKNEQLRANLLRTISHDLRTPLTSISGNANNLLYNESCLDAQMRRQIYGDIYDDSMWLIDLVENLLSVTRIEEGRMQIRQSAELVDEVIREALKHTGQSRTGRTIKVEEEDELILAKMDARLIVQVLINLIGNAVKYTPQGTDITVRVRKEKAENGENSQVIISVCDLGDGIPDDRKERVFDMFYTGGDQVADSRRSLGLGLGLCRSIINAHGGKIWISDNIPHGAVVTFTLPAEEVALNE; encoded by the coding sequence ATGGAAGAACGGATACTTGTATGTTTATCATCTTCACCGTCTAATGGAAAGATCATACGCACAGCTGCTCAGATGGCAGAGGCTTTTAATGGGACATTAACGGCATTATTTGTAGAAACACCTTTGGCCGGAAAAATGGGAAAAGAGGATCAGGAGCGTCTGAAAGAGAATATTAAGCTGGCAAAACAATCCGGGGCAGAAATAGAAACAGTTTACGGTGATGACATTTCTTTTCAGATTGCGGAGTTTGCCAGGCTTTCAGGAATCACCAGGATCGTGATCGGACGCAGTGCTGCAAAGAAAAAAGGGATTTTTGCAGGAACATCTCTTGTGGAAAAGCTGATCGATCATGCGCCTGAAATGGAGATTTATATCATACCTGACAGCCAGATGGGACCTGAGGTAATCCGCAAATGGAACAGGCTGGCGCAAAAGAATGATTTTTCCCTTAAGGCAGCGGTTCAAAGTGCAGGCATCTTATTTGCAGCTACAGCAGCAGGCTGGATGTTTGAAAAATTAAAGCTGACAGATGCCAATATCATTACCGTTTACATTTTAGGCGTACTTCTGATCTCTATTGTAACAGAAGGCTGGTTCTACAGTTTTTCGGCTACGATAGCCAGCGTTCTGGTCTTTAATTTCCTGTTTACGGCACCTCGTTTTACCTTGCGGGCTTATGACCGGAGTTATCCTTTTACATTTGCAGTCATGTTTCTTGCAGCTTTGATCACAGGATCCTTGGCATCAAGGCTGAAACAGCATGCAGGACAGGCGGCAAGGGATGCGTACAGGCTGAAAGTACTTCTGGATACAAACCAGCTTTTACAGCAGGCTAAGGGAAAATCAGAAATACTGGAAGGAACGGCACAGCAGATCGTTAAACTTTTGAAAAGAGAAACAGTTATTTATGATGTGAAAAATGGAAAACTGGGACAGCCTCTGCACACCATTCCACAGGGGGGAGAAATCCTGGTTGAAGATGAAACCTGTGAGGAACAGGCTGCTGTATGGGCTTTAGAGAATAACCGCCATGCCGGAACAGGAACAGACCATTTTAAGCAGGCAAAAAGGCAGTATCTGGCGATCCGCGTAAACAGTACTGTTTATGGTGTGGTAGGTATCATGATCCAGAAACAGCCGTTAGATGCATTTGAAAACAGTGTGCTATTGTCCATATTGGGAGAATGTGCCCTTGCGCTGGAGAATGATAAAAATGTCCGGGAAAAGGAGGAGGCTGCGATCCTGGCAAAGAATGAACAGTTAAGAGCGAATTTGTTAAGAACGATCTCCCATGACCTGAGAACGCCTCTCACATCTATTTCAGGTAATGCAAATAATCTCCTTTACAATGAAAGCTGTCTGGATGCACAGATGCGCCGGCAGATCTATGGGGACATTTATGATGATTCCATGTGGCTGATCGATCTGGTGGAAAATCTTCTTTCTGTGACCCGCATCGAGGAAGGACGGATGCAGATCCGACAGTCAGCAGAACTGGTGGATGAGGTGATCAGGGAGGCGTTAAAACATACCGGGCAGAGCCGGACAGGAAGAACTATAAAGGTAGAAGAGGAAGATGAGCTGATCCTTGCAAAGATGGATGCAAGGCTGATCGTCCAGGTACTGATCAATCTGATCGGCAATGCAGTAAAGTATACGCCTCAGGGAACGGATATTACGGTTCGGGTGAGGAAAGAAAAGGCAGAAAACGGAGAAAACTCCCAGGTTATCATTTCTGTATGTGATCTGGGGGATGGGATCCCGGATGACAGAAAAGAAAGAGTATTTGACATGTTTTATACTGGCGGTGATCAGGTGGCAGACAGCCGCAGGAGCTTAGGACTTGGGCTTGGGCTTTGCAGATCTATTATTAATGCCCATGGAGGAAAAATATGGATATCTGATAATATTCCCCATGGAGCAGTCGTTACATTTACATTGCCTGCAGAGGAGGTGGCATTAAATGAGTAA
- a CDS encoding TrkA family potassium uptake protein, translating into MKSILLIGLGRFGRHIAEKLYELNHQILAIDKQEDRVEAVLPFVTSGQIGDSTNIEFLQSLGIGNFDVCIVAIGGDFQSSLETTAYLKDLGAKLVVSRAARDVQARFLLRNGADEIVYPEKQLANWTAIRYSSEHIFDYIQLSDDHAIFEISIPENWLGKTVGNIDIRKKYNITIMALKRDGKLEMSITPDTVLDKDATMLVLGASRDIQKCFHI; encoded by the coding sequence TTGAAATCAATTTTATTAATAGGACTTGGAAGATTTGGAAGACATATTGCAGAGAAATTATATGAACTGAACCATCAGATCCTGGCAATAGATAAGCAGGAGGACCGCGTAGAGGCAGTACTTCCTTTTGTCACCAGCGGACAGATAGGAGACAGTACCAACATTGAATTTTTACAGTCTTTGGGAATTGGAAATTTTGATGTGTGTATCGTGGCGATCGGCGGGGATTTCCAAAGCTCTTTGGAAACAACGGCCTATTTAAAGGATCTGGGTGCAAAGCTGGTAGTGTCAAGGGCTGCAAGGGATGTTCAGGCAAGATTTCTGCTGCGCAATGGCGCGGATGAGATCGTGTATCCGGAGAAACAGCTGGCAAACTGGACAGCGATCCGTTACAGCTCGGAACATATTTTTGATTATATCCAGTTATCGGATGACCATGCGATCTTTGAGATCAGCATTCCGGAAAACTGGTTGGGAAAGACAGTTGGAAATATTGATATCAGAAAGAAATACAACATCACTATCATGGCTTTAAAACGCGATGGCAAGCTGGAAATGTCTATTACCCCGGATACAGTACTGGATAAAGATGCTACCATGCTGGTGCTGGGAGCAAGCAGGGATATCCAGAAGTGTTTTCATATTTAA
- a CDS encoding Trk family potassium uptake protein has product MELFFKKKTLSSFQIIIFGFLAVILVGTLLLMLPFASREPGSAPFLDALFTATSATCVTGLIVHDTATYWSCFGQVVILLLIQIGGMGVVTITIAVALVSGKKIGLMQRSLMQESISAPQVGGIVRFTGFFLKGIALIELLGAILLAPVFIKDFGVGKGIWYGVFHSISAFCNAGFDLMGVRQQYSSLTYYAGNGLVNAVIVLLILTGGLGFLTWEDIKTNKLQFKKYRMQSKVILVTDLILVIVPTVIFYFGEFHGSQWGNGLERFWLSLFQAVTPRTAGFNTADFGQMSEGGRFLMVMLMLIGGAPGSTAGGMKMTTIAVLLLSAAAVFRRKEDAQCFGRRIPNETVRYAAVVMLMYVVLCTLGGLFLCYAEGLPVLTSLFEAGSAIATVGLTLGVTPMLGTAARLVLIALMYCGRVGGLTLVFAALSGMRSSMTKFPQEKITVG; this is encoded by the coding sequence ATGGAATTGTTTTTTAAAAAGAAGACCTTATCTTCTTTTCAGATCATTATATTTGGCTTTTTGGCAGTTATATTAGTGGGAACGCTGCTTTTAATGCTGCCTTTTGCATCCAGGGAACCGGGAAGTGCGCCATTTTTGGATGCTTTATTTACAGCTACATCGGCTACCTGTGTGACAGGGCTGATCGTCCATGATACAGCTACGTACTGGAGCTGCTTTGGACAGGTGGTGATCCTGCTGCTGATCCAGATCGGAGGAATGGGCGTTGTTACCATTACCATTGCAGTAGCCTTGGTTTCAGGCAAGAAGATCGGTCTGATGCAGAGAAGCCTGATGCAGGAGTCGATCTCAGCACCGCAGGTAGGCGGCATTGTCCGTTTTACAGGCTTTTTCCTGAAGGGTATTGCGTTGATCGAACTGTTAGGAGCAATTTTGCTGGCGCCTGTGTTTATAAAGGACTTTGGAGTGGGAAAAGGGATCTGGTATGGCGTTTTTCATTCCATTTCTGCTTTCTGCAACGCAGGCTTTGACCTGATGGGAGTTAGACAGCAGTACTCGTCACTGACTTATTATGCTGGAAACGGGCTTGTAAATGCAGTTATTGTATTGCTCATACTGACCGGCGGTCTGGGATTTCTCACCTGGGAAGATATAAAGACAAATAAGCTGCAGTTTAAAAAATACAGGATGCAGAGCAAGGTAATACTGGTAACAGATCTGATACTGGTGATCGTACCTACGGTTATTTTCTATTTTGGGGAGTTTCACGGATCCCAGTGGGGAAATGGACTGGAACGGTTCTGGTTATCCCTGTTTCAGGCGGTAACGCCAAGAACTGCCGGGTTTAATACAGCGGATTTCGGGCAGATGAGTGAAGGCGGACGGTTTTTAATGGTCATGTTAATGCTGATTGGTGGTGCACCTGGATCTACGGCAGGCGGTATGAAAATGACTACGATAGCGGTGTTATTGCTTTCTGCGGCAGCTGTATTTCGCAGGAAAGAAGATGCCCAGTGCTTTGGCAGACGTATTCCAAACGAAACAGTACGATATGCAGCAGTAGTTATGCTGATGTATGTGGTATTATGTACCCTTGGCGGCTTATTTTTATGCTATGCAGAGGGGCTTCCGGTACTCACTAGCCTTTTTGAGGCAGGTTCAGCTATTGCAACGGTAGGATTGACACTGGGGGTAACACCCATGCTGGGAACAGCTGCAAGGCTGGTGCTCATTGCTTTAATGTACTGCGGGCGTGTAGGTGGACTGACACTGGTGTTTGCGGCGCTGTCTGGCATGCGGTCGAGTATGACAAAGTTCCCACAGGAGAAGATAACTGTGGGATAA
- a CDS encoding response regulator transcription factor: MSKPLILVVEDDVPVRNLITITLKTHGYRYLTAGTGDGAVIETSSHNPDVVLLDLGLPDMDGVDVIRKIRTWSNLPIIVISARSEDTDKIDALDAGADDYLTKPFSVEELLARLRVVERRMALMNDEAQIAESVYTNGRLRIDFAAGCAYMGDKELHLTSTEYKLLCLMAKNTGKVLTHTYITQKVWGSSWENDIASLRVFMATLRKKLESEPDAPQYIQTHIGIGYRMIKAE, from the coding sequence ATGAGTAAACCATTGATATTGGTTGTGGAGGATGATGTTCCGGTAAGAAATCTGATCACGATCACATTAAAGACCCATGGATACAGATACCTGACTGCCGGGACTGGAGATGGAGCAGTTATAGAAACTTCCTCCCACAATCCGGATGTAGTTCTTTTAGATCTGGGACTGCCTGATATGGATGGTGTAGATGTGATCCGGAAAATACGTACCTGGTCTAACTTACCTATTATTGTGATCAGTGCAAGAAGCGAAGATACGGATAAAATAGATGCACTGGACGCAGGGGCAGATGATTATCTTACAAAGCCTTTTTCTGTAGAGGAGCTGCTGGCACGTCTGCGTGTTGTGGAACGGAGAATGGCTCTTATGAATGACGAAGCCCAGATAGCAGAGTCTGTTTATACAAATGGCAGACTGCGGATCGATTTTGCGGCAGGTTGTGCCTATATGGGGGATAAGGAGCTGCATCTTACGTCTACAGAGTATAAATTGCTGTGCCTGATGGCTAAAAATACAGGTAAGGTGCTGACGCACACTTATATTACCCAGAAAGTGTGGGGCAGCAGCTGGGAAAATGATATTGCTTCTTTACGTGTATTTATGGCAACTTTACGTAAAAAATTGGAAAGCGAACCGGATGCCCCGCAGTATATACAGACCCACATAGGGATTGGGTACCGCATGATCAAGGCAGAATGA